From the Bos javanicus breed banteng chromosome 7, ARS-OSU_banteng_1.0, whole genome shotgun sequence genome, the window AATTATAAGCCATGAACAAGGACCTCAAATACTCTTATAAAGTTTTTCTTCCATTTGCGTTCCCTGATACTTGGTAAACTCTGCCTCCTACAGAGACATGTTCATCCTGGTCCCATCCAGAGCATTCCCTCCCTCATGAGTTCTCTTCTGTGATGTGCCACTATGACTTCCCATATTTGTCACACTTAAATATTCCCCTCCAGTATGGATTCTTTTATGCTTGGTGAGATTTGATCTGATATTGAAAGCCTTCCCACACTCGTTACATTGGTATAGCTTCTTTCCAGTGTGGATCCTTTTGTGTTGGTCAAGGACTGATCTATAATTGAAGGATTTCCCACACTCACAATTATAGGGCTGCTGCCCACTATGGACACTTTTATGGTTGATAAGACTCGAGTGTGAGATGTATGCTTTCCCACACTCATCACATCCATAGGGTTTCTCACCTGTGTGTATCCTTTTATGCACTGTGAGGCCTGAGCTGTTCCTGAATGCCTTCCCACAGCCATCACACACATAGGGTTTTTCCCCCGTATGAATCCTCTTGTGTTGGGAAAGGAGTGAGCTATAACTGAAAGACTTCCCACATTCAACACATTTGAAGGGTTTCTCCCCAAGATGGACTCTTTTATGGCTTATAAGAGTTCTGTTTGAGAAAAAAGCTTTTCCACATTCATCACATGTATAGGGGGTCTTGCCAGGGTGGGTACTTTTATGGTTGATAAGGCTTGAGTGTGAGATGTAGGCTTTtccacacacatcacatttatagggcttctcaccagtatgaattcTTTTATGCACTTTAAGGCTCGAGTTGTTTCTGAAGACCTTTTCACATCTGTCacattcataaggtttctctcTAGTGTGGACCCTTCTGTGTTGAGAAAGAAGTGAGGTGTAGTTAAAAGATTTCTCACACACATCGCATTTGTAGGGCTTCTCCCCAAGATGAATTTTTTTGTGATTTATAAGGGTTCGGTATGTGATAAAGGCTTTCTCACACTCATCACACTTATAGGGCTTTTCCCCAGGGTGTACACTTTTATGATTTATAAGGCTTGAAAGTGAGATGTAGGCCTTCCCACATTCTTCACATTTGTAAGGTCTCTCCCCAGTGTGGATTCGTTTATGGACTTTAAGGCCTGAATTATTTCTGAAGGCTTTTCCACACTCATCACACCCAAAGGGTTTCTCCCTTGTATGAATCCTTTTATGTTGTTCAAGGGCAGAGCTGTAATTGAAGGATTTTTCACAATAACTACATTTATAGGGCTTCTCCCCAAGATGGATTCCTTTGTGGTTTTTAAGGCTAGAGCGTGAGATATAGGCTTTTCCACACACATCACACTTATATGGTTTTTCCCCAGTATGGAGTCGCCTGTGGACTTTGAGTCCTGAATTATTTCtgaaagtttttccacagacatcACATACATAAGGtctctctccagtgtgaattGTTCTGTGTTGAAGAAGAAGTGAGTTATAGCTGAATGATTTTCCACACTCCTTACATTCATGGGCTTTCTTCCCAGGGTGAATGCTTTTATGGACTGCCAGGCCTGAGCTATAGCTGAATGCTTTGCCACAgacatcacatttgtaaggtttctctcctgtgtggatCCTTTTATGCACAATAAGGCCTGAACTGTTC encodes:
- the ZFP62 gene encoding zinc finger protein 62 homolog isoform X1 encodes the protein MSHLKTRGTEDEESTEKYENIRNAESVWPKVEGLHKDHMQESKVGETCDWDSKVENQMDKPEGKRMKEDKSGFREKIGKARNTANIKTEQEDEASEKSLHLSSKYVTHQTVPIEQKNSEQVKCVESINGNSHPSLQQKASAVKKSHKCDDCGKSFKYNSRLVQHKIMHTGEKRYECDDCGGTFRSSSSLRVHKRIHTGEKPYKCEECGKAYMSYSSLINHKSTHSGEKNCKCDECGKSFNYSSVLDQHKRIHTGEKPYECGECGKAFRNSSGLRVHKRIHTGEKPYECDICGKTFSNSSGLRVHKRIHTGEKPYECDECGKAFITCRTLLNHKSIHFGDKPYKCDECEKSFNYSSLLIQHKVIHTGEKPYECDECGKAFRNSSGLIVHKRIHTGEKPYKCDVCGKAFSYSSGLAVHKSIHPGKKAHECKECGKSFSYNSLLLQHRTIHTGERPYVCDVCGKTFRNNSGLKVHRRLHTGEKPYKCDVCGKAYISRSSLKNHKGIHLGEKPYKCSYCEKSFNYSSALEQHKRIHTREKPFGCDECGKAFRNNSGLKVHKRIHTGERPYKCEECGKAYISLSSLINHKSVHPGEKPYKCDECEKAFITYRTLINHKKIHLGEKPYKCDVCEKSFNYTSLLSQHRRVHTREKPYECDRCEKVFRNNSSLKVHKRIHTGEKPYKCDVCGKAYISHSSLINHKSTHPGKTPYTCDECGKAFFSNRTLISHKRVHLGEKPFKCVECGKSFSYSSLLSQHKRIHTGEKPYVCDGCGKAFRNSSGLTVHKRIHTGEKPYGCDECGKAYISHSSLINHKSVHSGQQPYNCECGKSFNYRSVLDQHKRIHTGKKLYQCNECGKAFNIRSNLTKHKRIHTGGEYLSVTNMGSHSGTSQKRTHEGGNALDGTRMNMSL
- the ZFP62 gene encoding zinc finger protein 62 homolog isoform X2, whose product is MQESKVGETCDWDSKVENQMDKPEGKRMKEDKSGFREKIGKARNTANIKTEQEDEASEKSLHLSSKYVTHQTVPIEQKNSEQVKCVESINGNSHPSLQQKASAVKKSHKCDDCGKSFKYNSRLVQHKIMHTGEKRYECDDCGGTFRSSSSLRVHKRIHTGEKPYKCEECGKAYMSYSSLINHKSTHSGEKNCKCDECGKSFNYSSVLDQHKRIHTGEKPYECGECGKAFRNSSGLRVHKRIHTGEKPYECDICGKTFSNSSGLRVHKRIHTGEKPYECDECGKAFITCRTLLNHKSIHFGDKPYKCDECEKSFNYSSLLIQHKVIHTGEKPYECDECGKAFRNSSGLIVHKRIHTGEKPYKCDVCGKAFSYSSGLAVHKSIHPGKKAHECKECGKSFSYNSLLLQHRTIHTGERPYVCDVCGKTFRNNSGLKVHRRLHTGEKPYKCDVCGKAYISRSSLKNHKGIHLGEKPYKCSYCEKSFNYSSALEQHKRIHTREKPFGCDECGKAFRNNSGLKVHKRIHTGERPYKCEECGKAYISLSSLINHKSVHPGEKPYKCDECEKAFITYRTLINHKKIHLGEKPYKCDVCEKSFNYTSLLSQHRRVHTREKPYECDRCEKVFRNNSSLKVHKRIHTGEKPYKCDVCGKAYISHSSLINHKSTHPGKTPYTCDECGKAFFSNRTLISHKRVHLGEKPFKCVECGKSFSYSSLLSQHKRIHTGEKPYVCDGCGKAFRNSSGLTVHKRIHTGEKPYGCDECGKAYISHSSLINHKSVHSGQQPYNCECGKSFNYRSVLDQHKRIHTGKKLYQCNECGKAFNIRSNLTKHKRIHTGGEYLSVTNMGSHSGTSQKRTHEGGNALDGTRMNMSL